A genomic region of Torulaspora delbrueckii CBS 1146 chromosome 7, complete genome contains the following coding sequences:
- the HLJ1 gene encoding type I HSP40 co-chaperone HLJ1 (similar to Saccharomyces cerevisiae HLJ1 (YMR161W); ancestral locus Anc_2.350) — MSSGSYTEDQEKIALEVLSKDRQAFYEVLQIERSASDNEIKKSYRKLAIKLHPDKNPHPRASEAFKVINRAFEVLSDEEKRRLYDRLGRDPDDRNMPSASSSGFRTASAGFPAGFENSFYSRRAATRDPGEDIFDFLFNMGGGGPFGHPFGGNAFGGHPFMDGGATSFTFGPGGFKVHTNAPRRARQQQRQAEQDVQPDLYQSLRVLLPLLLLFLVPLLERLLFG; from the coding sequence ATGTCGAGTGGGTCCTATACCGAAGACCAGGAAAAGATTGCTCTAgaagttctttcaaaggataGACAAGCATTTTATGAAGTATTACAGATAGAACGTAGTGCAAGTGATaatgagatcaagaagtCGTACAGGAAACTGGCTATAAAACTGCATCCGGACAAAAATCCACATCCGAGGGCAAGTGAAGCATTCAAAGTGATAAATAGAGCATTTGAAGTGCTgagtgatgaagagaaacGTCGACTTTATGACAGGTTGGGAAGAGACCCAGATGATCGAAATATGCCTTCTGCATCCAGTAGCGGCTTTCGCACTGCTAGTGCTGGATTTCCTGCGGGCTTTGAGAACTCATTTTACAGTCGTCGTGCCGCAACCAGAGATCCTGGTGAAGATatatttgattttttgttcaacaTGGGTGGAGGAGGACCTTTTGGTCACCCTTTTGGTGGCAATGCGTTTGGTGGTCACCCATTCATGGATGGTGGTGCGACCTCGTTTACATTTGGCCCTGGTGGCTTTAAAGTACATACAAATGCTCCCAGAAGAGCTCGACAGCAGCAACGACAGGCCGAACAAGATGTTCAACCagatctttatcaaagCTTAAGAGTGCTCTTGCCGCTATTACTCTTGTTCCTCGTGCCACTACTCGAGAGATTACTGTTTGgttga
- the BUG1 gene encoding Bug1p (similar to Saccharomyces cerevisiae BUG1 (YDL099W); ancestral locus Anc_2.356): protein MSDQEDTRAKQLEEARKRVEELKKKSKKDKKKKKQAKNTEETKEVSESEYLDKEATAELPEVTSAVEEEKTVEEDKAVEEEKAINEAEIQTADKADEAAELEAPSIAVLNSSVELAAAKESSNDASQLFDNDANDESDFMDTIKKQKEAEEIQRLKTELEATTAECKKLKFINMEHETTIEDLQSEVKHLQKQLQNNQQELQTALQNLTEAQSKLTLQQANDSAPLQFAQFPGSTNQKAVGDTYQEPSNEHYKPEVDRAALNKWRCWNVDMTSWRSIGSGPIVEF from the coding sequence ATGTCTGACCAAGAGGATACAAGAGCCAAACAGCTCGAAGAAGCTAGGAAGAGAGtagaagaattgaagaagaagagtaaaaaggataagaagaagaagaagcaggcTAAGAATACGGAAGAGACGAAAGAGGTTAGCGAATCAGAGTACTTAGACAAGGAAGCAACTGCTGAATTGCCAGAAGTTACGAGTgcagtggaagaagagaaaacagtggaagaagataaagcagtggaagaagagaaagccATCAACGAAGCCGAGATTCAAACTGCCGATAAGGCAGACGAGGCAGCTGAATTGGAAGCCCCTTCCATAGCGGTCCTAAACTCCTCAGTAGAGTTAGCCGCTGCCAAAGAATCATCTAATGACGCAAGTCAACTCTTTGATAATGATGCTAATGATGAATCAGATTTTATGGACACTATAAAAAAACAGAaggaagctgaagaaattcagAGGTTGAAGACTGAACTGGAGGCTACTACGGCAGAATGCAAAAAGCTAAAATTTATTAATATGGAACATGAGACGACGATCGAGGATCTACAAAGCGAAGTGAAACATTTGCAGAAGCAATTACAAAACAATCAGCAGGAGCTACAGACGGCACTCCAAAATTTAACAGAAGCACAAAGCAAGTTGACCTTGCAACAGGCCAACGACTCAGCACCTTTACAGTTTGCACAATTCCCTGGATCTACGAATCAAAAAGCCGTGGGTGATACGTACCAGGAGCCATCCAACGAACATTACAAGCCAGAAGTTGACCGTGCCGCGTTGAATAAATGGCGTTGCTGGAATGTAGATATGACTTCATGGAGAAGTATAGGAAGTGGACCTATCGTTGAATTTTAA
- the ATG16 gene encoding Atg16p (similar to Saccharomyces cerevisiae ATG16 (YMR159C); ancestral locus Anc_2.354), protein MDKRLIERLAKRDEIEGRYAELFQKVSLTDQNLKKGDASRDTDSTRDLLNSTIARLRKELKDKDTNVNRLKEVIEVKKQDSEKLNNEIISLTIENNLTSKRFADLEEEHDKLVKRWVARVQQDVDKLNAGFD, encoded by the coding sequence ATGGATAAACGGCTGATCGAAAGGCTTGCTAAGCGTGATGAGATTGAGGGCAGGTATGCCGAGTTGTTCCAGAAGGTGAGTTTGACTGatcaaaacttgaagaagggCGATGCTTCAAGGGACACCGACAGTACAAGGGATTTGCTCAACTCCACAATTGCAAGATTGCGCAAGGAGCTGAAGGATAAGGACACCAATGTTAACAGATTGAAAGAAGTTATTGAAGTTAAGAAACAGGACtctgagaaattgaataatGAGATAATCAGCTTGACCATAGAAAATAACTTGACAAGCAAAAGATTCGCTGACCTTGAGGAAGAGCACGACAAACTTGTGAAACGATGGGTTGCCAGGGTTCAACAGGATGTTGATAAGTTGAACGCAGGTTTTGATTAA
- the POL3 gene encoding DNA-directed DNA polymerase delta POL3 (similar to Saccharomyces cerevisiae POL3 (YDL102W); ancestral locus Anc_2.351): protein MASDLKRPGEEDVTPDAPVMEKKLRLQSMDHGVGSEPVSTLEIIPTEDYRKYKDQRYKIKGDELHGTQMTTEFEEELSQMEHEFAATQEHDVMYAREPLPEDFSSKAYDISFQQLDAEQSTLTGFKDENTSTIVRFFGVTNDGHSILCNVTGFKHYLYVPAPNAGEALDPHQLDDFVKYLRENYDNAVDKIELVPKQSIWGYSGDSKLPFYKIYVTHPNFVNKLRTAFEKGHLSYKSWFGTGTTTYDNIAYTLRLMIDCGIVGMSWITLPKNKYQLIPENERVSSCQIEVRINYRDLVAHPAEGEWSHSGPLRILSFDIECAGRVGVFPEPQHDPVIQIANVMSIAGAKKPFVRNVFTVGSCAAITGSQVFPHDSEEDMLKHWRDFVVAADPDVIIGYNTSNFDFPYLIDRAKALKIETFPYFGRLKFVKQEVKEAIFSSKAYGTRESKNVNIDGRLQLDLLQFVQREYKLRSYTLNAVSAHFLGEQKEDVHYSIITSLQNGDSETRRRLAVYCLKDAYLPLRLMEKLMALVNYTEMARVTGVPFSYLLSRGQQIKVVSQLFRKCMEIETVIPNMQSQGSDEQYEGATVIEPIRGYYDIPIATLDFNSLYPSIMMAHNLCYTTLCNKATVDRMKLKQEEDYIITPNGDYFVTSKLRRGILPIILDELISARKRAKKDLKNEKDPFKRDVLNGRQLALKISANSVYGFTGATVGKLPCLAISSSVTSFGREMIMLTKKSVEEKYCVKNGFKHDAVVVYGDTDSVMVKFGTNDLKEAMDLGAEAAAYVSTLFKHPINLEFEKAYFPFLLINKKRYAGLFWTSPEKYDKLDQKGLASVRRDSCPLVSIVMNKVLKRILIQRDVDGALAFVKKTIDDILHNRADISKLIISKTLAPNYTNPQPHAVLTERMKKRDGVGPNVGDRVDYVIMGGNDKLYNRAEDPLYVLEHNIQIDSRYYLTNQLQNPLISIIAPIIGEKQANAMFVVKSIKINTGEMKGGLMGFIKKVDSCKSCRSPLRSGEGPLCSKCSVRSGELYIKALYNVRDLEEKFARLWTQCQRCAGTLHNEVLCSNKNCDIFYMRVKMKKELQESVDQLSKW, encoded by the coding sequence ATGGCTTCTGATCTCAAGAGACCAGGTGAAGAGGATGTCACACCAGATGCTCCTGTGATGGAAAAGAAACTCCGGCTGCAATCAATGGACCATGGTGTCGGAAGTGAACCAGTTTCAACTTTAGAGATCATTCCAACAGAGGATTACAGGAAGTATAAGGATCAACGTTATAAAATCAAAGGTGATGAGTTACACGGTACCCAGATGACGacagaatttgaagaagaactatCTCAAATGGAGCATGAATTTGCTGCAACACAGGAACATGACGTTATGTATGCGCGAGAACCACTGCCGGAGGATTTCTCTTCCAAGGCTTATGATATCTCCTTCCAGCAATTGGATGCTGAGCAGAGTACTCTGACGGGGtttaaagatgaaaacaCATCCACTATAGTTCGATTCTTTGGGGTAACCAATGATGGtcattcaattctttgtaACGTCACTGGCTTCAAGCATTACTTGTATGTTCCTGCGCCAAACGCAGGGGAAGCTCTAGATCCTCACCAATTAGACGATTTTGTCAAGTATCTAAGGGAAAACTACGACAATGCAGTAGATAAGATAGAGTTGGTACCAAAGCAATCAATATGGGGATATTCAGGCGATTCCAAACTACCGTTTTACAAGATTTATGTGACTCACCCAAACTTTGTTAATAAGCTTAGAACGGCTTTCGAGAAAGGCCATCTAAGTTATAAATCATGGTTCGGTACTGGAACAACGACCTACGACAACATTGCTTACACTTTAAGGCTCATGATAGATTGTGGTATTGTCGGTATGTCGTGGATAACTTTACCAAAAAATAAGTACCAATTGATCCCAGAAAATGAAAGAGTGTCGTCGTGCCAAATAGAGGTTCGCATTAACTACCGGGATCTGGTGGCCCACCCTGCAGAAGGTGAATGGTCACATTCTGGTCCACTTCGCATCTTATCCTTTGATATAGAATGTGCTGGAAGAGTGGGAGTTTTCCCTGAGCCACAGCATGATCCAGTCATTCAAATTGCAAATGTCATGAGTATTGCTGGTGCCAAAAAGCCGTTTGTGCGGAATGTCTTCACTGTAGGTAGCTGCGCGGCTATCACAGGTTCACAAGTTTTCCCTCATGAttcagaagaagacatGCTAAAGCACTGGCGTGATTTCGTGGTTGCTGCAGATCCCGATGTCATTATCGGGTACAATACATCGAATTTTGATTTCCCATACCTTATCGATCGTGCAAAAGCTCTGAAAATTGAAACATTCCCTTACTTTGGTAGACTAAAGTTTGTCAAGCAGGAAGTCAAGGAAGCAATATTTTCGTCAAAGGCATACGGTACCAGAGAATCTAAAAATGTCAACATTGATGGTCGTTTACAGCTGGATCTTTTACAGTTTGTGCAAAGAGAGTACAAATTGAGATCTTACACTTTGAACGCTGTTTCTGCCCATTTTCTAGGTGAACAGAAAGAAGACGTGCACTATAGTATTATTACAAGTTTACAAAATGGTGACAGcgaaacaagaagaaggctggCTGTCTACTGTTTGAAGGATGCATATCTTCCACTGAGACTAATGGAAAAGCTGATGGCGCTTGTCAATTATACAGAAATGGCCCGTGTCACAGGTGTTCCGTTCTCTTACTTATTGAGTCGTGGTCAGCAGATCAAGGTTGTCTCTCAATTGTTCCGCAAATGTATGGAGATTGAAACAGTGATCCCCAACATGCAGTCTCAAGGATCAGACGAGCAATATGAAGGTGCTACAGTTATCGAGCCTATTCGAGGGTATTATGATATACCGATTGCTACCCTGGATTTCAACTCCCTGTATCCCAGTATTATGATGGCTCACAACCTATGCTATACTACCTTGTGCAACAAGGCTACCGTCGATAGGATGAAGTTAAAGCAAGAGGAGGATTATATAATAACACCCAACGGTGACTATTTTGTGACTTCTAAACTGAGACGTGGTATTCTACCTATTATTctggatgaattgattaGTGCAAGAAAGCGTGCTAAAAAGGATCTTAAGAATGAAAAGGATCCTTTCAAAAGGGATGTGCTTAATGGTAGACAACTGGCCTTGAAAATTTCCGCAAATTCTGTCTATGGGTTCACAGGTGCAACAGTTGGTAAGTTACCGTGTCTGGCCATCTCATCTTCCGTTACCTCATTTGGTCGTGAGATGATTATGTTGACCAAGAAATCTGTCGAGGAGAAATACTGTGTCAAAAATGGATTCAAACACGACGCAGTAGTGGTATATGGTGATACAGATTCTGTCATGGTCAAGTTTGGGAccaatgatttgaaggaagcGATGGATCTAGGTGCTGAAGCTGCCGCATATGTCTCTACATTATTCAAGCATCCAATCAACTTGGAGTTTGAAAAAGCGTATTTCCCATTTTTGCTGAttaacaagaagagatacGCAGGTCTTTTCTGGACTAGTCCTGAGAAATATGATAAGTTGGATCAAAAAGGTCTTGCTTCTGTCCGGAGAGACTCTTGTCCTTTAGTCTCCATTGTTATGAACAAAGTATTGAAACGAATAttaattcaaagagatgtGGATGGAGCACTTGCCTTTGTCAAGAAAACgattgatgatattttgCATAACAGAGCTGACATATCCAAACTGATAATATCGAAGACACTGGCTCCTAATTATACGAATCCTCAACCGCATGCAGTCTTGACagaaagaatgaaaaaaaGAGATGGTGTCGGTCCAAACGTTGGTGATCGTGTTGATTATGTGATCATGGGCGGTAACGATAAGCTTTATAACAGGGCGGAAGATCCGTTGTACGTTCTAGAGCATAATATCCAGATTGATTCACGATATTATCTGACGAATCAACTGCAGAATCCCCTTATCAGTATTATTGCCCCAATTATTGGTGAAAAACAGGCAAACGCCATGTTTGTGGTGAAGTCGATCAAGATCAATACCGGTGAGATGAAAGGTGGTTTGATGGGatttatcaagaaagtCGATTCATGTAAGAGCTGCAGAAGCCCTCTTAGATCAGGCGAAGGTCCTTTATGTTCCAAATGTAGTGTAAGATCCGGAGAGCTATACATCAAGGCACTATACAATGTtagagatcttgaagagaaatttgcaCGTTTATGGACCCAATGCCAAAGGTGCGCTGGTACTTTACACAATGAAGTTCTCTGCTCAAACAAAAATTGTGATATCTTCTACATGCGAGTTaaaatgaagaaggaattACAAGAAAGCGTTGATCAACTAAGTAAATGGTGA
- the CVM1 gene encoding Cvm1p (similar to Saccharomyces cerevisiae YMR160W; ancestral locus Anc_2.353) — protein MNESNEASKLTGWWSWWASRNPGEQQVTLQQDTTLSSAQAESTAAPDSPNSIQPTVGTPQASANDTGEEVPISDNVNGSWYNSIVSKVSSIGILNSRNDDLNIAAGSHYSQLTESQIKRLGEDAIQKVAQRTNTWCWFENLTRINDDTKRWSERSGVISVHGTGSEHCILPLRKYPIPDKNPGYNIYLRDSLIIPSSSPLEVLHTQSLPSKVAMTVKNYYNFPNERHLYLKKNTDGILRSKKVLIISVVGNLPEKYEKQSLGEQRSAYYLSRKLAQSIEHEVPSSIFSLSLECPLDSKDIETVFTESTALLNNWKHIFAEVSSIFFVSVYHSVPLAISLAKHILENHQSLQFDATIPVGLLAIESNLQGYRFWDHSSDAINVDEQNYQKMQQAKEKQLFQGVGKNEREILSNIRHYRKLDSKESKRVQHDLDWLLYHWSSFRLNLFGRIYDNFMTATQKLAVNYSHPKIIRNLWCDGRYLGHDLKHLDKLGVPDVDIKTPNFECAIQVPQNRLFEITLLNDILLALNLGHTKFVPILKLLSPYFISRSFNEYTVSPNLRKQTQSELKSWLQDMDVKWRTTNSSNQPHDELPETVSSVHKFLEFALYHDTRNPELVKFHSDIYDDDMVYKNFIENTLKTRSPLIEKHLALLSDHSGPQSILNTVNQYDLVWKFHEFVSDYATLYNLPRQHYPPELTFSISLDYSHWQPSYADPTMFHRNNQEAINRLKQIWVSYQDWDPPTRGLKQLKNILSVLSLYSEASQLLQDIVGK, from the coding sequence ATGAATGAGTCGAATGAGGCCAGTAAGTTGACTGGTTGGTGGTCATGGTGGGCTTCTCGGAACCCTGGCGAGCAGCAGGTGACTTTACAACAAGATACTACCCTTTCAAGCGCCCAGGCTGAATCAACTGCTGCTCCAGATTCACCAAATAGTATTCAACCGACAGTAGGAACCCCACAAGCTTCCGCAAATGATACTGGCGAAGAAGTTCCTATTTCTGACAATGTGAATGGAAGTTGGTATAATAGCATAGTGTCGAAAGTTTCCTCGATTGGTATTTTGAACAGCCGTAACGACGATCTGAACATTGCAGCAGGTTCTCACTACTCTCAACTCACTGAATCCCAGATTAAACGGTTAGGAGAAGATGCTATACAAAAGGTCGCACAGCGCACAAATACCTGGTGTTGGTTTGAAAACTTGACTAGGATAAATGATGACACTAAAAGATGGTCAGAGAGATCGGGAGTTATTAGTGTTCATGGCACCGGGTCTGAACATTGTATTCTGCCTTTGAGGAAATATCCTATTCCTGATAAAAATCCAGGTTACAATATTTATCTACGAGATTCCTTGATCATTCCTTCTAGCTCTCCTCTAGAAGTGTTGCATACTCAGAGTCTACCTAGCAAAGTGGCAATGACAGTCAAGAATTACTACAATTTCCCCAACGAAAGACACTTATACCTAAAAAAGAACACTGATGGCATATTGCGAAGTAAAAAAGTATTGATTATCTCGGTTGTGGGAAATTTGCCAGAGAAATATGAGAAACAGTCATTGGGAGAACAGCGTTCCGCGTACTATCTCTCTAGGAAATTGGCCCAGTCGATAGAGCACGAAGTGCCGTCCAGTATCTTCTCTCTGTCATTAGAATGTCCTCTTGATAGCAAGGATATCGAAACAGTATTTACGGAATCAACTGCCCTTTTAAACAACTGGAAGCATATTTTTGCTGAGGTTTCGTCGATATTTTTCGTTAGTGTATATCACAGCGTCCCATTGGCAATATCTTTGGCAAAACACATTCTAGAGAATCATCAATCTTTACAGTTTGATGCTACGATTCCAGTAGGCCTTTTAGCAATTGAATCGAACCTGCAAGGTTACAGATTTTGGGACCACAGCAGTGATGCCATCAATGTTGATGAGCAGAACTATCAAAAGATGCAGCAAGCTAAGGAGAAGCAGTTATTTCAAGGTGTGGGCAAAAATGAAAGAGAGATACTATCCAATATAAGACATTACAGAAAGCTCGACTCCAAAGAGTCGAAGCGAGTGCAGCATGATCTGGACTGGTTGTTGTACCATTGGAGTTCTTTCAGACTCAATCTTTTCGGCCGAATTTACGACAACTTTATGACTGCAACTCAAAAACTGGCTGTCAATTACTCACATCCGAAAATAATTAGAAATTTGTGGTGTGACGGTAGGTACCTCGGTCATGATCTAAAGCATTTGGACAAGTTGGGTGTACCTGACGTTGACATCAAAACACCAAATTTTGAGTGTGCTATTCAAGTTCCTCAAAATCGTCTATTCGAGATAACGCTTCTCAATGACATACTTTTAGCATTGAATTTAGGACACACAAAATTCGTTCCGATTCTAAAATTACTGAGTCCCTACTTCATATCTCgatctttcaatgagtATACGGTGTCTCCAAATCTCAGAAAGCAAACCCAGAGTGAACTTAAAAGCTGGCTACAAGATATGGATGTTAAATGGAGGACGaccaactcttcaaatcaaccACATGATGAGCTCCCAGAGACTGTCTCTAGCGTGCAtaaatttttggaatttgcCCTTTACCATGATACTAGAAACCCTGAGCTTGTGAAGTTCCATTCAGATATCTACGATGACGACATGGTTTACAAgaatttcattgaaaatacGCTCAAGACAAGATCCCCACTTATCGAGAAGCATTTAGCATTGCTGAGCGATCATTCTGGTCCACAAAGCATATTAAACACAGTGAACCAGTATGATTTGGTATGGAAGTTCCACGAATTTGTCTCTGATTACGCCACACTATACAATCTTCCTCGCCAGCATTATCCACCGGAGCTCACGTTCAGCATATCATTAGACTATTCTCACTGGCAGCCATCTTACGCTGATCCCACCATGTTCCATAGAAATAATCAGGAAGCTATTAATCGTCTAAAACAAATCTGGGTGTCTTACCAGGACTGGGATCCACCTACAAGAGGCTTGAAACAACTCAAGAACATTCTCAGTGTCTTGTCATTATATAGCGAAGCATCTCAGCTTTTACAAGATATAGTGGGTAAATAG
- the GET3 gene encoding guanine nucleotide exchange factor GET3 (similar to Saccharomyces cerevisiae GET3 (YDL100C); ancestral locus Anc_2.355) — MDLLTEPNLHSLITSSTHKWIFVGGKGGVGKTTSSCSIAIQMALAQPQKQYLLISTDPAHNLSDAFGEKFGKDTRKVTGMNNLSCMEIDPSAALKDMNDMAVSRANQNGGSEEDGLGGLLQGGALADLTGSIPGIDEALSFMEVMKHIRNQEKGEGETYDTVIFDTAPTGHTLRFLQLPNTLSKLLEKFGEITGKLGPMLNSLAGAGNIDVAGKLNQLKENVETIKQQFTDPDLTTFVCVCISEFLSLYETERLIQELISYDMDVNSIIVNQLLFADDDKEYNCKRCQARWKMQKKYLDQIDELYEDFHVVKMPLCAGEIRGLTNLKKFSQFLNKEYDPIADGSIIYDLEEKN, encoded by the coding sequence ATGGATTTACTTACTGAACCAAATTTGCACTCGTTGATTACTTCATCTACTCATAAATGGATCTTTGTTGGTGGTAAAGGTGGTGTCGGTAAGACCACATCATCATGCTCTATCGCCATCCAAATGGCATTGGCTCAACCACAGAAACAATACTTATTAATTTCCACTGATCCTGCTCACAATTTGAGTGATGCCTTCGGTGAGAAGTTTGGCAAGGACACTAGGAAAGTTACTGGTATGAACAACTTGTCATGTATGGAAATTGACCCTTCTGCAGCTCTCAAAGACATGAATGATATGGCTGTCTCTCGTGCTAATCAAAACGGTGGtagtgaagaagatggtCTCGGTGGCCTTTTGCAAGGTGGTGCACTGGCTGATCTGACTGGTTCCATCCCAGGTATCGATGAAGCTTTGTCCTTCATGGAAGTGATGAAACACATtagaaatcaagaaaaaggTGAAGGTGAAACGTATGATACTGTGATTTTCGATACAGCACCTACCGGTCATACATTAAGGTTTCTACAATTGCCAAACACATTATCGAAACTAttggaaaaatttggtgaaaTCACTGGTAAATTAGGACCCATGTTGAACTCCCTTGCTGGTGCTGGCAACATTGACGTCGCTGGAAAATTAAATCAATTAAAGGAGAATGTTGAGACCATCAAACAACAGTTCACTGATCCTGATTTAACAACTTTCGTCTGTGTGTGTATCAGCGAGTTCTTGTCATTGTATGAGActgaaagattgattcagGAATTGATATCCTACGACATGGATGTAAACTCCATTATTGTTAACCAACTTTTGTTCGCTGACGATGATAAAGAGTACAACTGTAAGAGATGTCAAGCAAGGTGGAAAATGCAAAAGAAGTATCTAgatcaaatcgatgagctATATGAAGACTTTCACGTGGTAAAGATGCCCTTGTGTGCTGGTGAAATCAGAGGGTTGACTAacctgaagaagttttcacAGTTTCTAAATAAGGAATACGATCCGATCGCTGACGGATCGATCATCTACGacttggaagaaaagaacTGA
- the DUN1 gene encoding serine/threonine protein kinase DUN1 (similar to Saccharomyces cerevisiae DUN1 (YDL101C); ancestral locus Anc_2.352), whose product MDSSFSSKRGYPDQNTTTSKRVNTSQVALARLVNLIPGKDKNFELVEKPVITVGRSRQCDIMLNESDISTVHCEFYLIQMDVDGVKRTLLNIVDKSRNGTFINGSRLVKKDKILKNGDRLVLGKSCSFLFKYIFEDDERNVSIEQPKSDSVFEKPKVGFSNSQSTLRRLTRPRPQSVFDNYVVGKELGVGHYATVKEGINKKTEQIVAIKIFHPQLNDDQKKNKQFKEETDILMRVKHSNIVKLLDSYVETVSKSQIQKYLVLEKIDDGELFDRILRKTSLRQDETKALFKQILTGLQYLHGMNIIHRDIKPENILLNITKRSDPKELQKGPWDADEIDIQVKIADFGLAKFTGEMQFTNTLCGTPSYVAPEVLRKTDYSSKVDMWSAGVLLYVCLCGFPPFSDTLGPPSLKEQIAQGIFAFYSPYWDEIDDSVLHLISHLLVVNPTNRYSVEDTIRHPWFDSDVLNKASSHDIKRQEVSPSKSLKTYSELSQIEGL is encoded by the exons ATGGATAGCAGTTTCTCGTCTAAGAGG GGATACCCAGATCAAAACACTACAACGTCAAAGCGTGTCAATACATCGCAAGTGGCATTAGCCAGACTAGTGAATCTTATACCTGGTAAGgacaagaattttgaattGGTCGAGAAACCAGTAATTACTGTGGGAAGAAGCAGACAATGCGACATAATGCTAAATGAATCCGACATATCGACCGTACATTGCGAATTTTATCTCATCCAGATGGATGTCGATGGTGTAAAGCGGACACTTCTGAATATTGTGGATAAGAGTAGAAATGGGACCTTTATCAACGGTAGTAGGCTTGTTAAGAAGGATAAAATCTTAAAAAATGGTGACAGATTAGTTCTTGGGAAAAGCTGCTCATTTCTATTCAAATATATCtttgaggatgatgaaagaaacGTTAGCATTGAACAGCCGAAAAGTGATAGCGTATTTGAGAAACCCAAAGTAGGCTTTTCAAATAGCCAGAGCACTCTCCGCAGATTAACAAGACCAAGACCACAGTCGGTTTTTGACAACTATGTCGTTGGGAAAGAACTTGGTGTGGGCCATTACGCCACAGTGAAGGAAGGTATTAATAAGAAAACAGAACAAATCGTTGCAATTAAGATATTCCACCCtcaattgaatgatgatcagaagaagaacaagcagTTTAAAGAGGAAACTGACATACTAATGCGTGTTAAGCATTCTAATATTGTGAAGCTTCTGGATAGTTACGTGGAGACGGTTAGCAAGTCACAGATCCAAAAATATTTggttcttgaaaagatagACGATGGTGAATTGTTCGATCGGATACTCAGGAAAACAAGCCTGAGACAAGATGAGACTAAAGCGCTTTTCAAGCAAATACTGACTGGATTGCAATATTTGCACGGCATGAATATTATTCACAGGGACATCAAGCCCGAAAATATCTTACTTAACATAACGAAACGATCGGATCCGAAAGAGTTACAGAAAGGTCCCTGGGACGCGGATGAGATTGATATTCAGGTTAAAATAGCAGATTTTGGGTTGGCTAAATTTACTGGAGAAATGCAATTTACCAACACGCTTTGTGGGACACCATCATATGTGGCACCTGAGGTTCTTCGGAAAACAGACTATAGTTCGAAGGTTGATATGTGGAGTGCAGGCGTCTTACTTTATGTCTGCCTTTGTGGTTTTCCTCCATTCAGCGATACATTGGGGCCTCCGTCGCTCAAGGAACAAATCGCACAGGGCATCTTTGCATTTTACTCGCCGTATTgggatgaaattgatgattcGGTTCTGCATCTGATATCCCACTTGTTAGTTGTCAATCCAACTAACAGATACAGCGTTGAAGATACGATCAGGCATCCTTGGTTTGATTCAGACGTCCTGAATAAAGCGTCATCGCATGACATCAAACGACAAGAGGTTTCGCCTTCAAAAAGTCTGAAGACATATTCTGAACTatctcaaattgaaggcCTTTGA